In Canis lupus baileyi chromosome X, mCanLup2.hap1, whole genome shotgun sequence, one DNA window encodes the following:
- the LOC140627550 gene encoding cancer/testis antigen family 45 member A6-like isoform X1, with protein sequence MFWAGYLRHVGEEAVPWFCLRVLRGTFFVELSQDPCGDATLGKMSDKAEEFAVGPENQMKRRGEPISPPPSKRMMSMALLSMKQEGEGVSYPGGSAMSLEDDPKVTGMSVSGEMPDKLQIPVEISAEMKQQLKKEIQRFGQKYERVFKLLEGVQGPLELREKICCIFRQGNSKI encoded by the exons ATGTTCTGGGCAGGTTATCTCCGCCATGTTGGAGAGGAGGCTGTTCCTTGGTTTTGTCTCCGAGTTCTGCGAGGGACTTTCTTTGTGGAACTCTCTCAGGACCCGTGTGGGGACGCGACTTTGG GAAAGATGTCCGATAAAGCAGAGGAGTTTGCTGTTGGGCCTGAAAATCAAATGAAACGTCGTGGAGAACCCATTAGTCCTCCTCCATCTAAGAGAATGATGAGCATGGCCCTGCTGTCAATGaaacaggaaggagagggagtgtCCTACCCTGGGGGCTCAGCCATGTCCTTGGAAG ATGACCCCAAGGTCACAGGAATGTCTGTGTCAGGAGAAATGCCAGATAAATTGCAGATACCAGTGGAAATCAGTGCTGAAATGAAACAACAATTAAAGAAGGAAATTCAACGTTTTGGACAAA AATATGAAAGAGTCTTCAAATTGCTTGAAGGAGTGCAAGGACCTCTGGAATTGCGGGAAAAAATTTGCTGTATTTTCCGTCAAGGGAACAGCAAG atttaa
- the LOC140627550 gene encoding cancer/testis antigen family 45 member A6-like isoform X2 → MSDKAEEFAVGPENQMKRRGEPISPPPSKRMMSMALLSMKQEGEGVSYPGGSAMSLEDDPKVTGMSVSGEMPDKLQIPVEISAEMKQQLKKEIQRFGQKYERVFKLLEGVQGPLELREKICCIFRQGNSKI, encoded by the exons ATGTCCGATAAAGCAGAGGAGTTTGCTGTTGGGCCTGAAAATCAAATGAAACGTCGTGGAGAACCCATTAGTCCTCCTCCATCTAAGAGAATGATGAGCATGGCCCTGCTGTCAATGaaacaggaaggagagggagtgtCCTACCCTGGGGGCTCAGCCATGTCCTTGGAAG ATGACCCCAAGGTCACAGGAATGTCTGTGTCAGGAGAAATGCCAGATAAATTGCAGATACCAGTGGAAATCAGTGCTGAAATGAAACAACAATTAAAGAAGGAAATTCAACGTTTTGGACAAA AATATGAAAGAGTCTTCAAATTGCTTGAAGGAGTGCAAGGACCTCTGGAATTGCGGGAAAAAATTTGCTGTATTTTCCGTCAAGGGAACAGCAAG atttaa